taacagacaggaagcatagaaatagtacACATAGAatagatctaccacttcttagacttgtttTCAATGATAATATATCTATAATACACATTTTTATGTGAATTTGGTGGGGTCACCCAAAAaggtacatattgcagcttttaaAGGGCCAGATACTACATTTTCCCCAATTGGAATGGGATCCAATGAGCGGGAACATACACTATAATTGAGGGGATTCTGATTGTTTTGATTCAGGTGCCCAGGTAGGCGTGTTTTGCAACGGTTGAAAGTTGATTGCATTTGGAACCAGGCTGCCTCCCGGCATGAGCCAGATGCCCCTTTCAAAGCCCATGGTGAAgtctcaaaacaaaagtgacgtaATTAAGCACATGGactaatgagtaggattctgtgttttcacatgcaaaacTGATTGCTTTTGATAAAAACGCTTTATCTGGCTTCCTAATTAAAACTAATTTGAAAATGTAAAAACATTAATTTTATGGAAAAGAGATATTGAATGTTTCTGGACAATGTAACATAATGCCTTGTTGACATGGCCGGCAACGAATAttacagttcaaatcaaatcaaatcaaatccaattttatttgtcacatacacatggttagcagatgttaatgcgagtgtagcgaaatgcttgtgcttctagttccgacaatgcagtaataacgaacaagtaatctaactaacaattccaaaaaactactgtcttatacacagtgtaaggggataaagaatatgtacataaggatatatgaatgagtgatggtacagagcagcataggcaagatacagtagatgatatcgagtacagtatatacatatgagatgagtatgtaaacaaagtggcatagttaaagtggctagtgatacatgtattacataaggatgcagtcaatgatatagagtacagtatctacgtatgcatatgagatgaataatgtagggtaagtaacattatataaggtagcattgtttaaagtggctagtgatatatttacataatttcccatcaattcccattattaaagtggctggagttgagtcagtgtcattgacagtgtgttggcagcagccactcaatgttagtggtggctgtttaacagtctgatggccttgagatagaagctgtttttcagtctctcggtcccagctttgatacacctgtactgacctcgccttctggatgatagcggggtgaacaggcagtggctcgggtggttgatgtccttgatgatctttatggccttcctgtagcatcgggtggtgtaggtgtcctggagggcaggtagtttgcccccggtgatgagttgtgcagacctcactaccctctggagagccttacggttgagggcggtgcagttgccataccaggcggtgatacagcccgccaggatgctctcgattgtgcatctgtagaagtttgtgagtgcttttggtgacaagcctaatttcttcagcctccgaggaacttaaaacttgctaccctctccactactgttccatcgatgtggataggggggtgttccctctgctgtttcctgaagtccacaatcatctccttagttttgttgacgttgagtgtgaggttattttcctgacaccacactccgagggccctcacctcctccctgtaggccgtctcgtcgttgttggtaatcaagcctaccactgttgtgtcgtccgcaaacttgatgattgagttggaggcgtgcgtggccacgcagtcgtgggtgaacagggagtacaggagagggctcagaacgcacccttgtggggccccagtgttgaggatcagcggggaggagatgttgttgcctaccctcaccacctgggggcggcccgtcaggaagtcccgtacccagttgcacagggcggggtcgagacccagggtctcgagcttgatgacgagcttggagggtactatagtgttgaatgccgagctgtagtcgatgaacagcattctcacataggtattcctcttgtccagatgggttagggcagtgtgcagtgtggttgagattgcatcgtctatttgggcggtaagcaaattggagtgggtctatggtgtcaggtagggtggaggtgatatggtccttgactagtctctcaaagcacttcatgatgacggatgtgagtgctacggggcgatagtcgtttagctcagttaccttagctttcttgggaacaggaacaatggtggccctcttgaagcatgtgggaacagcagactggtatagggattgattgaatatgtccgtaaacacaccggccagctggtctgcgcatgctctgagggcacggctggggatgccgtctgggcctgcagccttgcgagggttaacacgttaaaatgtcttactcacctcggctgcagtgaaggagagaccgcatgttttcgttgcaggccgtgtcagtggcactgtattgtcctcaaagcgggcaaaaaagttatttagtctgcctgggagcaagacatcctggtccgtgactgggctggatttcttcctgtagtccgtgattgactgtagaccctgccacatgcctcttgtgtctgagccgttgaattgagattctactttgtctctgtactggcgcttagcttgtttgatagccttgcggagggaatagctgcactgtttgtattcggtcatgttaccagacaccttgccctgattaaaagcagtggttcgcgctttcagtttcacacgaatgctgccatcaatccacggtttctggttagggaatgttttaatcgatgctatgggaacgacatcttcaacgcacgttctaatgaactcgcacaccgaatcagcgtattcgtcaatattgttatctgacgcaatacgaaacatctcccagtccacgtgatggaagcagtcttggagtgtggagtcagcttggtcggaccagcgttggacagacctcagcgtgggagcctcttgttttagtttctgtctgtaggcagggatcaacaaaatggagtcgtggtcagcttttccgaaaggggggcggtgcagggccttatatgcgtcgcggaagttagagtaacttCCGCGAGAAGGGTGCATCTCCCTCACCACTTTTGCCCGTTCATGTCGTGAGCCATAGACTGGTGCCCTGCGGTTCAGCATAATCAAATCCACCCATTGTCATATTATTCTAAGGGTCTCACAAGTCTGAGTGGTCAAGCCCTGGATGGAGCGCAAGCCAGGTAATTGAGGTCCCATGGGATGGTTTTTGGAGGATGCTCAAGTGCATTCAATGTGGCTCAGTCAGGTAGACCTGCTTGCCAAGAAAAAGGGGTGAATTAAAGATTATTTTGCAAGATACCCTTGGGAAAATACCAAAACTCTTTTGAGAAAAATGTCACCAGCCTGTAGTAGAGAGTTGAGGCCCCTGAAGAAATTGTAAAATGTTTGAATTGTTCGCTTAAGTTATTAGCAGCTTCAGGGAGCCCTGTCTTCTGCGAATaggcacttttttttttaagaaaaaaaaaaccCACAGCCtagctatatatactatatatagggGCCCTGGGGCCACACATTTCTTTGTCAATTGTTCACTCTTTGAATATATTGAAATGCTGCATATCTAATATCTATATTGAGAAAATAATTATATTGACATCTGTTGGTGAAAAGAAGTATAGAGTTGTAGGGAGTGGTACTGTAAAGAGCCCTCTAGTGGAAAACAGATAATGGAGACACCAGAGAGCACAGTTAACTCAAGAGTTCAACTATAAAATAATCACAGGCACAACCTTGAAAGGAAtacaaaaatatgtttatttttattatgGCAGATCAGAACAAAAACAACAGTGACACAAAATGCAGTTGTAGAAAAAATACAAAGCTTTCATGCGTGTTTTTCTTGTTCCATAATAAATGACCAACAATAGCTTATCTTTAACTTATCTTCTGGTCAGATGAGCTGTTTGTGTATGAGTATGCCTTGCCTAAGACTATTCTGTCTCTGAGAAGCTTGAAGAAGGCGTAGTAGTTGCTGAAGAGAATTAAAGCCAACGATATCGTCTGATGCCACTTTTCTGAGCATATCAACGAGTAGAGCTGGTAGAATATCATAGCACCTTCCAAGATGATGAGTATGTTCAATATTCGTAAGGGCTTGTTGAAGAAAAACTAAAGGATAAAAATAGAAGAATAAAAAAAAGGAGGCATGTTATTAAACAAACAATGTCTGGAAGTGCAACCAGTCCTTTAGCTGTGGCTGCCTGAGGCTCAAACAAGAACCATCTTGCAGTTGGTGTTACTTACATAGAAGCGATAGTGGGAGACGTCTGAGGGGACAGCCACATTGTAGTGCCCCATGGCCTTGTAAACATTCTTATTGTGTTTGACCAGGACACCCTGGGGCCACATGTACTCTTCTGTCCATCTGTAGGAGAGAAAGGGTTCAAATACCAGATTAATGATTTATATTCAGTTGTTATACCGGTGTATTAGCattgtaataactgtagtaataTACAACAATTACTAACATGTTATTACTAGAGTAATTAGTGTTATAATCCCTCCCAAAACACTGAGGAACACCTATCATTAGTGCTCCTCGGGCCGTGATGCCACCTCACTAGTGGTACTTACATGTGCTGCAGGACGTTGGAGCAGAGAGAAGGGTCTACTTTGTGCCAGCAGCCCAGGTGTGCTGCGGCCTTGTGGAGCAGGTCACAATATCGCGGGGGCAGCAGGTGCCTCATGAGGATGACTGAGGTACTGACAGACACCAGGATGAAGAGCTCACAGGACCAGCGCTTGTCCACGTACTGTGTGCTCTTCAGAGGACCAGCACACAACCAGAATCCGAAGACAGAAAAACACAGCACCTCAGACATACATTACATTAttatttgtttaacctttattaaactaggaaagtcagttaagaacaaattcttatttacaatgacgacccatcccggccaaaccctcccctaacccggacgacgctgagccaattgtgtgccgcccattACAACTGCAGGCATTAAGAAATGCAAGTATTCCATCTAATGATGTTGACATAACTCGTTGGCAACATATAACAACGCTGCTCTATGGTGCAAAACAAACAGCTCTGACGACAGATCATAATTTCTCAAATCTCAGTCAGCGCAGCACACAACTTCATAGGGAATTGGACTAGCGCATCCTGCAACATACATAACATGAGGCTTCTCAGTTATAACAGTGGAAGTCAGTTATAGGTACTCACCTTAACAAACCATACAGGTACGAAGGCCACGTAGTAGGCACTGAGCATGGAGCTGACCAGCACCTCCTTCATCCTCCAGTTGAAGTCCATCTTCAGGTACTCCACCTCCTTGCGGATGAGGTCTGGGGAGAGGCAGCAGGCGTGTGTGGGCATGGCCTGGACCCCGTACAGCTGGCTGGTGTGCTGCTTCCACGTCTCCTTCAGCACCGTCAGGTAGTCCCGCCCGCGCCCCACGCTGCCCACCTCCTTCGACCCGATGCTGGTGATGGGTGAGAGCGGCCCCACCCGGCGGAAGTCGCAGTTCAACCGGAAAAAGGGAATGTACATACCAAACCTATGGAAACAGGGGATTTCTGAAATTTCAGGTCCCAATCTATTCCAAACTGACAGGGGTATATAATAGTCTATTCAGATCATAGGAATCTAATCTGGAGTTAGTCGGTAGTGTGATGACTAACATTGAACTGTATAGGGAACATCACATACTGTGGCTCTGAAAAATTGTGGAGCTTGACAAATGCTCTGAGCTCTAGTGAAGGTTGATACTAGTGATGTGGTTGTTTGGCAAGT
This genomic stretch from Oncorhynchus kisutch isolate 150728-3 linkage group LG7, Okis_V2, whole genome shotgun sequence harbors:
- the tmem39b gene encoding transmembrane protein 39B; the protein is MAGGRRGANRTAYCRSPLSSEPGSVGNGNHSTSSPVTGVRSRTRNGSGTGISSPPLAAHTVVPLKHCKIPELSMDRNVLFELHLFFCHLIALFVHYVNIYKTVWWYPPSHPPSHTSLNFHLIDYNMLVFTVIILARRLIAAIVKEASQSGKLSFPHSIFLVMARFAVLTLTGWSLCRSLIYLFRTYSVLSLLFLCYPFGMYIPFFRLNCDFRRVGPLSPITSIGSKEVGSVGRGRDYLTVLKETWKQHTSQLYGVQAMPTHACCLSPDLIRKEVEYLKMDFNWRMKEVLVSSMLSAYYVAFVPVWFVKSTQYVDKRWSCELFILVSVSTSVILMRHLLPPRYCDLLHKAAAHLGCWHKVDPSLCSNVLQHIWTEEYMWPQGVLVKHNKNVYKAMGHYNVAVPSDVSHYRFYFFFNKPLRILNILIILEGAMIFYQLYSLICSEKWHQTISLALILFSNYYAFFKLLRDRIVLGKAYSYTNSSSDQKIS